The DNA region GCCTGCACGGACGCGGGTGGAGGTCGGTCTACCACAACGAGGTTCTGGCCTACGGCCTGGCCGCGGTGGCCGCCGGCCCCTACCACGCGCAGCGCCTGCGCTGGGACCGAGGGGCGATGCAGCTCCTGCGCTGCGCCAACCCCCTCACCGTCCGTGGCCTCTCCCTGCCCCAGCGCCTCAGCTACCTGGCCACGCTGACCGCCCCCCTGGAAGGCTGGCAGAAGCTCGTCTTCTATCTGACGCCGCCCGTCTACCTGTTCACGGGGATCCTACCGGTGCGTGCGCTGGAGGCGGCCCTCCTCGCCCGCCTCGGCCTGGTCTACGGCTTGCTGCTGCTGGCCTACAAGCTGGCCTGCCGCGGCCACGGCATGGCCCTGCTCAACGCGCACTACAGCATGGTGCGCTTCTACACCTCAATCAAGAGCACAGCCGCCCTGCTCCGGAGGGCCCGCGGCCAAGAAGAGTTCCGCCCTCCCGTGGCTTCAGACCGCCCGCCCTGGCCGGTGCTCCTGCCCGTGCTCTTTGTCTTCACCACCAACGACCTGGCCGTCTACGCGGGCACCACGCGCTTCGTCCTGGGCGTGGATCCGGACCCGCTGGGATATGCGGGCAACCTCCTGTGGGCCTCCTGGCACGTCTGGCTGACCATCTGGGCCGTGTGGTTCGCCCTGAAGAAGGTAGAGCGGCGAGCGCGGTACCGCCTTCCCGTGGCCGTGCCCGTGCGCTACGCGGGCGAGCAAGGAGACACCGGCATTGGTGTCCTGGTGGACATCCACGAGGAGGGAGCGGGCCTGCTGGTGCCGCAGGTCCCCTTCGAGGCCAAGCAAGTCTGGGTGCAGTTCCTCTGGTTCGACCAGCGCGTCGGCCTGGACGGTGAGGTGGTCTTCCAGCGGGAGACGCCTAACGGGCTGCACGTGGGACTGCGCCTGCGGGGGCTGCGCCCCGAGACGCGGGACTTCCTCACCTCGTTTGTCATCCTCTTTGCCCAGCGGAAGTTTGTGGCGGAGGTGAGCCGCCCCATGGACCGGCTGGGAGCCGCTGCCTGGCGGCGGGAACGGCGGCGCACCCCGCGACGGCGCTGGCATCTTCCTGTGCGCGTCGAGGTGGACGGAGACGAGGTCTGGGGGGTCACCCAGGACGTGAGCGAGCGCGGCGCCCTGGTCCTCTTCCCACAGCCGCTGGCCGTGGGCTCCACCTTCCGTCTCGCCGCCTGGACCAGCCGCGTGGCTCACACCGCCACGGTGGTGCACAGCGAGGTCATCGAACTGCCGCCGTACACCCTCTACCGCGCCGGTCTGCGCATCACGCCGGCGCCGCTGGGCGCGCCGGTGCGGCGGGCCAGCCCTCCACAGGTCCGGACCCGCGCCTAGCCTGCGCCCCCGAAGGCCTGCGGGTACTGGAGCGCGGCCTGCAGCGCCCGCCTGGTGAATACGGTGGCCAGGTGACGCCGGTAGTCGGCGGAGGCGAAGATATCAGCGTTGACCTCCACACCCTCCGCCGCCTTCGCCGCCGCCGCCGCCAGCGCCTCCGCTGTCGGAGCAATCCCCTGCAACGCCTCCTCCACCGCCACTGCCCGGTAGGGGACCGGCGCCACGCCGGTGACACCCACCCGCACCTGAGTGCAGCGGCCCCCGCGGTCTGTGGTCACCAGGGCGGCTACGCCCACCACGGCGAAGCCTGAGGCGGGGTGGGGAAACTTCAGGTAGGCGCTCCCCGAGCCCGGCGGTGGCAGCGGCAGGCGCACCTCCACCAGGATCTCCCCCGGGCGCAGCGCCGTGGCATACAGGCCAGTGAAGAACTCGCCCGCGGCGATCCTGCGCCGTCCCTCCATCCCCTCCGCCACCACCTCCGCCTCCAGGGCCAGCACAGCGGCCGGATAGTCAGCGGCAGGGTCGGCGTGGGCCAGGCTACCGCCGATCGTCCCCATGTTCCGCACCTGGAGGTCGCCGATGCACGCCGCAGTCTGCGGCAGCAGGGGGATATGCTGCCGCAGCAGGTCCGAGGACTCGATCATCCAGTGGGTGGTCATCGCCCCCACCACCACACGGCCATCTTCCAGGCGGATGCCGCGCAGGTCGTCGATCCGCCTCAGGTCGATGAGGTGCGCGGGGGTGGCCAGGCGCAGCTTCATCAGCGGCAGGAGGCTGTGGCCGCCCGCCAGCAGCCTGGCCTTGTCGCCGTGAGTGGCCAGCAGCTGCAGGGCTTCCCTCAGCGATGCGGGCGCGTGGTAGGCAAACGGCGCCGGAATCACACCCCACTGTTACGCGGGCAGCTGGCGTCTTCCCTGCCGGCGACAAGGGGCCCCGGGGCGGCGGCGAATGTAGGAGAGTTCCTGGAAGAGGCTGGTATGGACGACCGGACCATCGAGGTCCTGGACGACGTGATCAACGTGGCGGGGCACCGCATCGGCACCTACGGAGACCTTGAAGGAGAAGAGGGTCAGGGGGGATGAAGCGCAAGCCGACAGTCACCAGGATGGCCATCACGATCAGTCCCGCTATCCGTCAGCGGCCGGTTGCGGCCTGTGTGGTCGGGGGAGTTGGAGGCCCGGGTATCGAAGACGTGTGACAGGTATGATGAGGTCCACGCTGCTCGGTCTACCCTTTCATCCACTGGTCGCCGGGTGGTTCACTGACCGCTTCGGTGGACCCACCGCCCCACAACGGGCGGGGTGGCGGGAGATCGCCTCGGGCCGGCACACCCTCATCGCCGCGCCCACCGGCTCAGGGAAGACCCTGGCTGCCTTCCTCTGGGCGATCAACCGGCTGGTGGAACAGGGGCTGGCGGGGGCGCTACCCGACCGCACCCAGGTGGTCTACGTCTCTCCCCTCAAGGCGCTGGGCAACGACATCGAGAAAAACCTGCAGGAGCCGCTGCGCGGGATTCGCCAGCGGGCTACATCTGCGGGGCTGGCGCTCCCCGAGCTCCGTATCGCCGTGCGCAGCGGAGACACCCCGGCGCGCGAGCGCGAGCGGATGCGGCGCCGGCCGCCGCACGTCCTCATCACCACCCCGGAGTCGCTCTTCATCCTGCTCACCGCCGCCGGCAGTCGGGCGTTCCTGCGCACGGCGGAGACGGTGATCGTCGACGAGATCCACGCTGTGGCCGGCGACAAGCGCGGCGCCCACCTGGCCCTGTCGCTGGAGCGGCTGGACGCCCTGGCTGGCCACCCCCTGCAGCGGATCGGGCTGTCCGCCACCCAGAAGCCCATTGGGGAGATCGCCGCGCTGCTGGTGGGCGCCGCCAACCTGCGTCCTGACGGCACCGTGGACTGCGCCGTGGTGGACGTGGGCCACCGGAGGCCCCTGGATCTGGCCATCGAGGTGCCCGACCAGCCGCTTGGCCCCATCACCACCAACGAGCTCTGGCAGGAGGTCTACGACCGCATCGCGGCTCAGGTGCGGGCGCACCGCACCACCCTGGTCTTCGTGCACACGCGCCGCCAGGTGGAGCGGGTGGCCCACCAGCTCAGCGGTCGGCTGGGCCGGGAGAAGGTGGCGGCGCACCACGGGTCGCTTTCCCGCGAGACCCGCCTGGGGACGGAGCAGCGGTTGAAGGCCGCAGAGGTGCCGGTGGTGGTGGCCACCGCCTCCCTGGAGCTGGGCATCGACATCGGGCACGTGGACCTGGTCTGCCACGTGGGCGCGCCGCGTCTCCTGTCCACCTTGCTGCAGCGGGTGGGCCGGTCGGGCCACGGCCTGGAGGCCACGCCCAAAGGCATCCTTTATCCGCTCACCCGCGACGAGCTGGTGCAGTGCGCGGCGGCGGTGCGGGCCGTCCGCGCGGGGGAGCTGGACCGCGTCACCATCCCTCACAAGCCCCTTGATATCCTGGCCCAGCAGGTGGTGGCTATCGCCGCCAGCGGAGAGATGGCCGAAGAGGATCTCTGGGGACTTGTGCGTCGCGCCGCGCCCTACCGCGACCTCACCCGCGGTGAGTTCGAGGCGGTCCTGCAGATGCTCGCTGAGGGGATGGCCACCGGGCGGGGGCGGCGTTCCGCCTACCTGCACCGCGACCGGGTGCACGGCGTGGTGCGTGCTCGCCGCGGCGCTGGTATTGCCGCCATCACCTCGGGAGGGGCCATTCCCGACGTGGCCGACTACGACGTGGTGGAGGAGCCCAGTGGTGCGCTCCTGGGCAAAGTGAACGAGGAGTTCGCTCAGGAGGCCATGGGCGGCGACGTCTTCCTCCTGGGCAACCGGGCCTGGCGCATCAAGCGGGTGGAACGGGGGAGGGTGCGTGTGGAGGACGCGCACGGGGCGAAGCCCACCATTCCTTTCTGGATCGGCGAGGCGCCGGCCCGCTCCGCCGAGCTGTCGCGGGCGGTTGCCGAGCTGCGGGCGGAGGTGGAAACGCGGCTCTTGGACCCGCAGGCCGCCGTCGCCTGGCTGCAGGTGGAGACAGGGGTGTCCCGGGCCGGGGCGGAGCAGATCGTAGCCTACCTGGCGGAGACCGCGCAGGTGCTGGGCGCCGTGCCCACACAGCGCATCGTGATCGCCGAGCGCTTCTTCGACGAGGCCGGCGGGATGCAGCTGGTGCTGCACCTGCCCTTTGGCGGGCGGATCACCCGCGCCTGGGGGTTCGCCCTGCGCAAGCGTTTCTGCCTCACCTTCGACTTTGAGCTCCAGGCCGCGGCCACCGACGACGGAATCGTCCTGTCGCTGGGGGAGCAGCACGCGTTCCCTCTGGACAGCATCTGGAGCTTCGTGCACCCGGCCACCCTGGAGGATGACCTGGTCCAAGCCGTGCTCCCTTCGCCCCTGTTCGCCAACCGCTGGCGGTGGAACGCGTCGCGCGCCCTGGCCGTGCTGAGATTCGAGCGCGGCCGCCGGGTGCCCATGCCCCTGCAGCGGATGCGGGCCGACGACCTGCTGGCCGCCGTCTTTCCCGCACAGGTGGCCTGCCAGGACAACCATGCCGGCCCCATCGTCCCCCCGGACCACCCGCTGGTGCGCGAGACCATCCGCAACTGTCTGCAGGAAGCCATGGATGTGGACGGGCTGCGGGCAGTGCTCCAGGCCATCGAGCGCGGGGAGATCCGCACGCTCTCCGTGGAGACGGCGGCGCCGTCGCTGATGTCCCACGAGATCCTGCACGCCAACCCCTACGCATTCCTTGACGACGCCCCGCTGGAGGAGCGCCGGGCCCGGGCCGTCGCCCTGCGGCGGACCGCTCCGGACCTGGCCTCAGGGTGGGGGGCGCTGGATCCGGAGGCCATCGCCCTCGTCCGGGCGCAAGCCTGGCCGGACGTGCGCGATGCGGACGAGCTGCACGACCTCCTGCTCTCCCTGGGCCTGCTGCCGCTGCCGGATGCCGCGGCGTGGGAGGCGTGGAGCGATGCGCTGCGGACGGCGGGACGCGCAGCGCTGGCCTCCTGGGAGGGCCCCGACGGCCTGCGCCGGGGCCTGGTGGCGGCGGAGCGCCTGCCCCTGGTCCGGGCCCTGTTGGGGCCGGTTACCCTCGATCCGCCCGTCACCGATCCGCCGGGGGTGCGCGCCTTTACGGAGGAGGAGGCTGCGGAGGCGGTCGTACAGGGCTGGCTGGAGATCCTCGGCCCGGTCACGGCGCATGCGCTCGCCTCCCGCCTCGGACTGCCTGGGTCCGTCGTGCAGAGGGCCCTGGCCGGCCTGGAAGGGCGCGGAGTGGCCCTGCGCGGCCGCTTCACCCCCGAGGCTGCGCCCGATCAGGTGGAGTGGTGCGAGCGGCACCTCCTGGCGCGGATCCACCGGCTGACCCTGGGCCGGCTGCGGAGGGAGATCGAGCCGGTGACCACGGCCGACTTCGTCCGCTTCCTCCTGCGCTGGCAGCACCTGGCCCCGGGGACGCAACTGCACGGTCGCGAAGGGCTGGTGGCGGTCATCGGGCAGTTGCAGGGGCTGGAACTCCCCGCGCCCGCCTGGGAGCAGTGGGTGCTCCCCGGGCGGGTCGCCCGCTACGACCCGGCGGACCTGGAGGGCCTCTGCCTCAGCGGTGTCGTGGCCTGGGGCCGGCTCGCCCGCAGAGAGCCTCCCGACAACGGCGAGGGAGAGGATCACCGGCCGCGACGGGCCTGGCAGGCACCCTCCCGGCAGGCACCTCTGGCCCTGCTGTTGCGGGAGGACCTGCCCTATCTGCTCCCCGTGCGGCCGCGGTGGTCGGAAACAGAGGGCC from Armatimonadota bacterium includes:
- a CDS encoding glycosyltransferase, which codes for MEPQPDRLPSRIRQAAMLLALAAGVVYLVWRLFFTLNTQALWLALPVWAAELYGVAAAGLLFFTAWRPTRRSAPPALPGRSVDVLIVVRDEPPWMVRRAVLGALALRYPHATWVLDAGGRPEVAQMAGEFGCRYLAAAGGSRAETLNRALADSHAEFVAVFDADQVSAPEFLDRTLGYFADPRVAFVQTSQDFYNVDSYQHRFDVESRRTWHDQVLFFRVIQPGKDRWNAALYTGTCAVLRRSALEDAGGFAPEVVAEGLHTSLRLHGRGWRSVYHNEVLAYGLAAVAAGPYHAQRLRWDRGAMQLLRCANPLTVRGLSLPQRLSYLATLTAPLEGWQKLVFYLTPPVYLFTGILPVRALEAALLARLGLVYGLLLLAYKLACRGHGMALLNAHYSMVRFYTSIKSTAALLRRARGQEEFRPPVASDRPPWPVLLPVLFVFTTNDLAVYAGTTRFVLGVDPDPLGYAGNLLWASWHVWLTIWAVWFALKKVERRARYRLPVAVPVRYAGEQGDTGIGVLVDIHEEGAGLLVPQVPFEAKQVWVQFLWFDQRVGLDGEVVFQRETPNGLHVGLRLRGLRPETRDFLTSFVILFAQRKFVAEVSRPMDRLGAAAWRRERRRTPRRRWHLPVRVEVDGDEVWGVTQDVSERGALVLFPQPLAVGSTFRLAAWTSRVAHTATVVHSEVIELPPYTLYRAGLRITPAPLGAPVRRASPPQVRTRA
- a CDS encoding DEAD/DEAH box helicase, whose protein sequence is MMRSTLLGLPFHPLVAGWFTDRFGGPTAPQRAGWREIASGRHTLIAAPTGSGKTLAAFLWAINRLVEQGLAGALPDRTQVVYVSPLKALGNDIEKNLQEPLRGIRQRATSAGLALPELRIAVRSGDTPARERERMRRRPPHVLITTPESLFILLTAAGSRAFLRTAETVIVDEIHAVAGDKRGAHLALSLERLDALAGHPLQRIGLSATQKPIGEIAALLVGAANLRPDGTVDCAVVDVGHRRPLDLAIEVPDQPLGPITTNELWQEVYDRIAAQVRAHRTTLVFVHTRRQVERVAHQLSGRLGREKVAAHHGSLSRETRLGTEQRLKAAEVPVVVATASLELGIDIGHVDLVCHVGAPRLLSTLLQRVGRSGHGLEATPKGILYPLTRDELVQCAAAVRAVRAGELDRVTIPHKPLDILAQQVVAIAASGEMAEEDLWGLVRRAAPYRDLTRGEFEAVLQMLAEGMATGRGRRSAYLHRDRVHGVVRARRGAGIAAITSGGAIPDVADYDVVEEPSGALLGKVNEEFAQEAMGGDVFLLGNRAWRIKRVERGRVRVEDAHGAKPTIPFWIGEAPARSAELSRAVAELRAEVETRLLDPQAAVAWLQVETGVSRAGAEQIVAYLAETAQVLGAVPTQRIVIAERFFDEAGGMQLVLHLPFGGRITRAWGFALRKRFCLTFDFELQAAATDDGIVLSLGEQHAFPLDSIWSFVHPATLEDDLVQAVLPSPLFANRWRWNASRALAVLRFERGRRVPMPLQRMRADDLLAAVFPAQVACQDNHAGPIVPPDHPLVRETIRNCLQEAMDVDGLRAVLQAIERGEIRTLSVETAAPSLMSHEILHANPYAFLDDAPLEERRARAVALRRTAPDLASGWGALDPEAIALVRAQAWPDVRDADELHDLLLSLGLLPLPDAAAWEAWSDALRTAGRAALASWEGPDGLRRGLVAAERLPLVRALLGPVTLDPPVTDPPGVRAFTEEEAAEAVVQGWLEILGPVTAHALASRLGLPGSVVQRALAGLEGRGVALRGRFTPEAAPDQVEWCERHLLARIHRLTLGRLRREIEPVTTADFVRFLLRWQHLAPGTQLHGREGLVAVIGQLQGLELPAPAWEQWVLPGRVARYDPADLEGLCLSGVVAWGRLARREPPDNGEGEDHRPRRAWQAPSRQAPLALLLREDLPYLLPVRPRWSETEGLSQEARDVAAYLEQRGASFLTDIARGTGYVPAAVEDALWELVARGLVTGDGIAGLRVLLQPEVKRRGLRRRLRVLRGGRIPPRLMPVGRWSLWGGEDEVPPSAARTEFVARQLLRRYGVVFRDLLARESAVPPWRALLEVYRRLEARGEVRAGRFVGAFLGEQFSLPEAVDALRTIRRQSPSAELVLVSSADPLNLVGILLPGGRVSAFANQFIAYRDGVPVEVGSLGALRSRLQSLQVTEGR
- a CDS encoding xanthine dehydrogenase family protein subunit M codes for the protein MIPAPFAYHAPASLREALQLLATHGDKARLLAGGHSLLPLMKLRLATPAHLIDLRRIDDLRGIRLEDGRVVVGAMTTHWMIESSDLLRQHIPLLPQTAACIGDLQVRNMGTIGGSLAHADPAADYPAAVLALEAEVVAEGMEGRRRIAAGEFFTGLYATALRPGEILVEVRLPLPPPGSGSAYLKFPHPASGFAVVGVAALVTTDRGGRCTQVRVGVTGVAPVPYRAVAVEEALQGIAPTAEALAAAAAKAAEGVEVNADIFASADYRRHLATVFTRRALQAALQYPQAFGGAG